One region of Clavibacter michiganensis subsp. tessellarius genomic DNA includes:
- a CDS encoding transglutaminase-like domain-containing protein, translated as MRRDVSSMLELQVAGGSEMAFAVAVARGADIASESLSFALDGRPVEATEVVDRHDTRLHVLDVGAGVLTMEYRATVTGRRDPAPLDDVDLWVYRRPSRYCESDTLFPTARGEFRGLDGLPLLAAVRAFVADSLRYAPGSSLPTDGAVRTLLARRGVCRDYAHLVIAMLRALDVPARLAAVYAPGLSPMDFHAVAEAWVDGAWHVVDATGLAPRQSLLRISTGRDASDTAFLTNTRSLVTISRMEVLATVDELPVDDGAAPVRLG; from the coding sequence ATGCGCCGCGACGTCTCCTCCATGCTCGAGCTGCAGGTCGCCGGGGGGAGCGAGATGGCCTTCGCGGTCGCCGTCGCCCGCGGCGCCGACATCGCCTCCGAGTCCCTCTCCTTCGCGCTCGACGGCCGGCCCGTCGAGGCGACCGAGGTGGTCGACCGGCACGACACGCGCCTGCACGTGCTCGACGTGGGCGCCGGGGTCCTCACGATGGAGTACCGCGCCACGGTCACCGGCCGCCGCGACCCCGCGCCGCTGGACGACGTGGACCTCTGGGTCTACCGCCGCCCCAGCCGCTACTGCGAGTCGGACACCCTCTTCCCCACGGCGCGCGGCGAGTTCCGCGGCCTCGACGGCCTGCCGCTCCTCGCGGCCGTGCGCGCCTTCGTGGCGGACTCCCTGCGGTACGCGCCCGGATCCAGCCTCCCGACCGACGGCGCCGTCCGGACCCTGCTCGCGCGGCGGGGCGTCTGCCGCGACTACGCGCACCTCGTCATCGCGATGCTCCGGGCGCTCGACGTGCCCGCGCGCCTCGCCGCGGTGTACGCGCCCGGGCTCAGCCCCATGGACTTCCACGCGGTCGCCGAGGCGTGGGTCGACGGCGCCTGGCACGTGGTGGACGCCACCGGGCTCGCGCCCCGGCAGAGCCTGCTGCGCATCTCGACCGGGCGCGACGCGTCCGACACGGCGTTCCTCACCAACACGCGGAGCCTCGTCACCATCTCCCGGATGGAGGTGCTCGCCACGGTCGACGAGCTGCCGGTCGACGACGGGGCCGCGCCGGTCCGCCTGGGCTGA
- the argS gene encoding arginine--tRNA ligase — MTTPDLTGALFDIVAETAGRRPASEGLALTPDMVVLERPRNRDHGDWATNIAMRIAKPLGENPRALATEIAEGLGALPQVAKVDVAGPGFINITLEAAAAGALARTIVDAGRAYGRGTTLDGIRINLEFVSANPTGPIHLGGVRWAAVGDSLARILQAEGADVTREYYFNDHGSQIDRFARSLLASHLGEETPEDGYGGAYIGEIAARVVEGYDGDVDALSREEQQELFRRSGTELMFGEITQKLHDFGVDFDVFFHEDSLHESGAVDRAIARLKELGHVFEEDGAVWLRTTTFGDDRDRVVIRSNGEPAYISGDLGYYLDKRERGFEQNIIMLGADHHGYVGRMMAMVQAFGDEPGVNLQILIGQMVNLLRDGEPVKMSKRAGTIVTLDDLVDAVGVDAGRYSLVRSSADQNLDIDLAVLGKRTNDNPVFYVQYAHARTCAVDRNAAASGVERTAFAPELLTHPTESALLGLLQEFPRIVAQAAELREPHRVARYVEELAGSYHRWYDSCRVVPRGDEEVTDLHRTRLWLNDAVRQVVSNGLDLVGVSAPERM; from the coding sequence ATGACGACCCCTGACCTGACCGGCGCACTGTTCGACATCGTGGCCGAGACGGCGGGTCGACGACCGGCATCCGAGGGCCTCGCGCTCACGCCCGACATGGTCGTCCTCGAGCGCCCGCGCAACCGCGACCACGGCGACTGGGCCACCAACATCGCCATGCGCATCGCGAAGCCGCTGGGCGAGAACCCGCGCGCGCTGGCGACCGAGATCGCCGAGGGCCTCGGCGCCCTGCCGCAGGTCGCGAAGGTCGACGTCGCGGGGCCCGGCTTCATCAACATCACGCTCGAGGCGGCGGCCGCGGGCGCCCTCGCGCGCACCATCGTCGACGCGGGGCGCGCGTACGGCCGGGGCACGACGCTCGACGGGATCCGCATCAACCTCGAGTTCGTCTCCGCGAACCCCACGGGCCCCATCCACCTGGGCGGCGTGCGCTGGGCGGCGGTCGGCGACAGCCTCGCCCGCATCCTCCAGGCCGAGGGCGCGGACGTCACCCGCGAGTACTACTTCAACGACCACGGATCCCAGATCGACCGGTTCGCCCGCAGCCTCCTCGCCAGCCACCTCGGCGAGGAGACGCCCGAGGACGGCTACGGCGGCGCCTACATCGGCGAGATCGCGGCCCGCGTGGTGGAGGGGTACGACGGCGACGTCGACGCGCTCTCCCGCGAGGAGCAGCAGGAGCTGTTCCGCAGGAGCGGCACCGAGCTGATGTTCGGCGAGATCACGCAGAAGCTGCACGACTTCGGCGTGGACTTCGACGTGTTCTTCCACGAGGACTCGCTGCACGAGTCCGGCGCCGTCGACCGCGCCATCGCGCGGCTCAAGGAGCTCGGCCACGTCTTCGAGGAGGACGGCGCCGTCTGGCTGCGCACCACCACGTTCGGCGACGACCGCGACCGCGTGGTCATCCGCTCGAACGGCGAGCCCGCCTACATCTCCGGCGACCTCGGCTACTACCTCGACAAGCGCGAGCGCGGCTTCGAGCAGAACATCATCATGCTGGGCGCCGACCACCACGGCTACGTCGGCCGCATGATGGCCATGGTGCAGGCGTTCGGCGACGAGCCCGGCGTCAACCTGCAGATCCTCATCGGCCAGATGGTCAACCTGCTGCGCGACGGCGAGCCCGTGAAGATGAGCAAGCGCGCCGGGACCATCGTCACGCTCGACGACCTGGTCGACGCGGTGGGCGTCGACGCCGGGCGCTACTCGCTCGTGCGCTCCTCCGCCGACCAGAACCTCGACATCGACCTCGCGGTCCTCGGCAAGCGCACCAACGACAACCCCGTCTTCTACGTGCAGTACGCCCACGCGCGCACGTGCGCGGTCGACCGCAACGCGGCCGCCTCCGGCGTCGAGCGCACGGCCTTCGCGCCCGAGCTCCTCACGCACCCGACCGAGTCGGCGCTCCTCGGGCTCCTGCAGGAGTTCCCCCGCATCGTGGCCCAGGCCGCGGAGCTGCGCGAGCCGCACCGGGTCGCGCGCTACGTGGAGGAGCTCGCGGGCTCGTACCACCGCTGGTACGACAGCTGCCGGGTCGTCCCGCGCGGCGACGAGGAGGTCACCGACCTCCATCGCACGCGCCTGTGGCTGAACGACGCGGTCCGCCAGGTCGTGTCCAACGGCCTCGACCTCGTGGGCGTCTCCGCCCCCGAGCGCATGTAG
- a CDS encoding DUF2993 domain-containing protein → MAGRFLGTEVFEAPERRDPREARRRRRGPRGGTVFIWLLVLAVIGVGLAFGLRIIDQTVRGVAEDQAEQRIAEQLPGRVSGKVNVSIQGDWVILQLIRGTLDRVVLDGPNLQADGTPFRAHIVATDVPTDQERTVGGVVATVTMDEAPASALLAKTAGTPPDLRFGDGTLGYTGSTRILGLTLGYTVSAEPVLRDGSTVVITPAEVTLQAGSLKVDLAQTIQGIRDITYPVCVAQYLPAGVQVQDVTVADGKASMTVASSSVKLTRDSLGVTGSCG, encoded by the coding sequence ATGGCGGGGCGGTTCCTGGGCACCGAGGTCTTCGAGGCGCCCGAGCGCCGCGATCCGCGGGAGGCCAGGCGGCGGAGGCGCGGGCCGCGCGGCGGCACCGTGTTCATCTGGCTCCTCGTGCTCGCCGTCATCGGCGTCGGGCTCGCGTTCGGGCTGCGGATCATCGACCAGACCGTCCGCGGCGTGGCCGAGGACCAGGCCGAGCAGCGCATCGCCGAGCAGCTGCCCGGCCGCGTGTCGGGCAAGGTGAACGTGTCCATCCAGGGCGACTGGGTCATCCTCCAGCTCATCCGCGGCACGCTCGACCGCGTCGTGCTCGACGGGCCGAACCTCCAGGCGGACGGCACGCCGTTCCGGGCGCACATCGTCGCGACCGACGTGCCCACCGACCAGGAGCGCACGGTCGGCGGCGTGGTCGCGACCGTGACGATGGACGAGGCTCCCGCGAGCGCGCTGCTCGCGAAGACCGCCGGGACCCCGCCCGACCTGCGCTTCGGCGACGGCACGCTCGGCTACACCGGGTCCACGCGGATCCTCGGCCTCACCCTCGGCTACACCGTGTCCGCCGAGCCCGTGCTGCGCGACGGCTCGACCGTCGTCATCACGCCCGCCGAGGTGACGCTGCAGGCCGGCTCGCTCAAGGTGGACCTCGCGCAGACGATCCAGGGCATCCGCGACATCACCTACCCCGTGTGCGTCGCGCAGTACCTCCCCGCGGGCGTGCAGGTGCAGGACGTGACCGTCGCCGACGGGAAGGCGTCGATGACCGTCGCGTCGTCGTCGGTGAAGCTCACGCGCGACTCGCTCGGGGTCACCGGCAGCTGCGGCTGA